Sequence from the Sinorhizobium meliloti genome:
AAATCCGAGGGCGACCTCGGTTCCTGCTTCGCGTGCATAATAGTCAATGGCCGCCTCGACATCGCTGCGCGCCAACTGCCGCGGGATAATAGTCGTCACTTGCTGTGCTCACCACGAACTCGATCGCGCAGACTGGTGAAATAATCCGCGTCGACCGGCTCAGTCGGTGCGGACGAGGCTCCGTCAAGCAACAGCCTGCGTAACGCGAGGCGATCCTGATCTCGACGTATCAACTCCCGAATATACTCACTACTTGTCCCATAACCCCGTCCGGCGACTTGCTCATCGACGAAGCTCTTAAGGTGGTCCGGCAGGGAAATGTTCATTGTGCCCATGCAAGTGACTATACCGGTTTTGGCAAAAATTGGCAAGACCGGGCTTCCCTTCGACCACGAGACCGACGCCGCAATGCCGAATCCGCAGCATGGCAGTGACGCAGGTTCCCGTCGATACATTATGCGATTTCTCTAGCACAGCCTTTAAGCTCGACTTGTGACTCCCTTTCTGCTCCATTGGACGCAAGGACGGAGCATTTATGGAACTTCTGCAGCGTGAATAAGCGCCTCTCTGGCAGACGATTTTCTTTGGATTTCGAAGCGCTCTATCTGGTGCAGATAGAGGATGCGGAATGAAAAAAACCGAACGCTACCTCGCGAGACTTGCGCCA
This genomic interval carries:
- a CDS encoding type II toxin-antitoxin system ParD family antitoxin, translating into MPIFAKTGIVTCMGTMNISLPDHLKSFVDEQVAGRGYGTSSEYIRELIRRDQDRLALRRLLLDGASSAPTEPVDADYFTSLRDRVRGEHSK